A genome region from Microbacterium sp. CGR2 includes the following:
- a CDS encoding YciI family protein has protein sequence MQYLVNVIDDRSDSGTAEEMAAIHVFNDRLIANGNWVFAAGLADPTISTVIDGRGDQPVFIDGPFIESKEWAAGFWIIEAPDLDVALELMAEGSKACNRRLEVRPVLAPPR, from the coding sequence ATGCAGTATCTGGTGAACGTCATCGACGACCGCAGCGATTCCGGAACCGCGGAGGAAATGGCTGCTATTCACGTCTTCAACGATCGGCTGATCGCGAATGGCAACTGGGTCTTCGCGGCCGGGCTGGCCGACCCGACGATCTCGACCGTGATCGACGGACGCGGCGACCAACCTGTCTTCATCGACGGGCCGTTCATCGAGAGCAAAGAGTGGGCCGCCGGCTTCTGGATCATCGAAGCCCCCGACCTCGACGTCGCGCTCGAGCTGATGGCCGAGGGGTCGAAAGCCTGCAACCGCCGCCTCGAGGTGCGTCCGGTGCTGGCTCCGCCCCGATGA
- a CDS encoding RNA polymerase sigma factor, protein MSDVQQALARSHHEEWARVVATLARRFGNLDTAEEAAAEAFVTAAERWPRDGIPPHPGAWLTLTATRKAIDRIRRESSRDARHREAELLYVTRTEPLGAIDDDRLRLVFICCHPALVMEARVALTLRMVGGLTVSEIARAFLVQDTTMGARITRAKAKIATAGIPYRMPSSGDLPRRVSGVLAVLFLIFNEGYLATGSDTAPVREELTAEAIRLTRLLHRLLPDDGEVTGILALMLLTEARRPARVSRHGALIPLADQDRGLWDSALISEGHALVRERLNSGVAPGRYQLLAAINAVHTDGHATDWTQIVALYDQLMRLDGSPIVRLNRAIAISERDEAEAGLSLIDELAPELTEYHSFHAARAHLLRRLGRDAASREACDAAIRLAGNTAEIAYLTAQRDGGTHHQRSARQ, encoded by the coding sequence ATGAGCGATGTCCAGCAAGCCCTGGCGCGCAGCCACCACGAGGAGTGGGCGCGGGTCGTGGCGACGCTCGCGAGACGGTTCGGGAATCTCGACACCGCCGAGGAGGCTGCCGCGGAAGCATTCGTGACTGCGGCGGAGCGTTGGCCGCGGGACGGCATCCCACCCCACCCCGGGGCGTGGCTCACTCTGACGGCGACCCGCAAAGCCATCGACCGGATCCGACGCGAGAGCAGCCGCGACGCCCGACACAGGGAGGCTGAACTCTTGTACGTCACCAGGACCGAGCCTCTCGGTGCGATCGACGACGACCGTCTGCGGTTGGTCTTCATCTGCTGCCACCCGGCGCTCGTGATGGAGGCCCGTGTCGCGCTGACGCTCCGAATGGTCGGCGGGCTGACCGTCAGCGAGATCGCCCGCGCATTCCTCGTGCAGGACACGACGATGGGCGCGCGGATCACGCGCGCGAAGGCGAAGATCGCCACCGCGGGGATTCCCTATCGGATGCCCTCTTCAGGCGATCTTCCGCGCCGCGTCTCCGGAGTGCTCGCGGTGCTCTTCTTGATCTTCAACGAGGGATATCTCGCGACCGGGTCCGATACGGCACCCGTGCGGGAGGAACTGACTGCCGAGGCGATCCGCCTCACGCGGTTGCTGCACCGGCTGCTGCCCGACGACGGCGAAGTGACCGGGATACTGGCTCTCATGCTGCTCACCGAGGCACGCCGGCCGGCGCGAGTGTCGCGACACGGCGCTCTGATTCCTCTGGCTGACCAGGACCGCGGTCTGTGGGATTCGGCTCTGATCTCGGAAGGTCACGCCCTCGTCCGTGAGCGGCTGAACTCCGGCGTCGCACCCGGCCGCTACCAGCTGCTGGCCGCGATCAACGCCGTGCACACCGACGGCCACGCGACCGACTGGACGCAGATCGTCGCGCTCTATGACCAACTGATGCGACTGGATGGATCGCCCATCGTGCGGCTCAACCGCGCCATCGCGATCAGCGAGCGCGATGAGGCCGAGGCTGGGCTCTCCCTCATCGACGAGCTCGCACCCGAGCTGACGGAGTACCACTCTTTTCACGCCGCTCGTGCCCACCTGCTGCGGCGACTCGGACGTGACGCGGCGTCTCGCGAGGCGTGCGACGCCGCGATCCGGCTCGCTGGCAACACCGCAGAGATCGCCTATCTGACCGCGCAGCGGGACGGAGGCACACATCACCAACGCAGTGCTCGCCAATGA
- a CDS encoding serine hydrolase yields MLLPRASPSSLAVSSRAVQHFLDGLDEKEIECHSLMIVRQGSVIAEGWWAPYSADRPHLLYSLTKSFTSTAVGIAVDDGALSLDDRVIDVLSEYGSAKLDEQARRLTVRHLLTMTTGHHEDTLEQAWASSPDDLVRGFLGMPFEVVEGSRHMYDNATTFVLARMVERVTGRSLPDFLDERLFAPMGIRHTEWDRVRTGKAFGFHGLHLTTEAIAAFGELMRVGGVWRGQRLISPEWIAAATAHQVESRHYSPGATGEDFEAGYGYQFWMSRHGFHGNGAFGQQCIVVPSAELVVVLTAAHGEVRHAQDVLDLAWDRLLPGIDAADGSGDDLRLRKTLATLEIPSVSGAVSDDRGRAVLVDDAGGTSALPAGTQVTVEPDSEGWRVHLGSSCLLTIGNGAWRESLPLGRPVAASGAWCNGTFVAHIRLTATPHALQLTVEDEVARLVWLTVPLTSPDLMRHLRSPLTTRPDVG; encoded by the coding sequence ATGCTGCTGCCTCGTGCGTCGCCTTCGTCTCTCGCCGTCTCCTCGAGGGCCGTGCAGCACTTTCTCGACGGGCTTGACGAGAAAGAGATCGAGTGTCACTCGCTGATGATCGTTCGGCAAGGCAGCGTGATTGCCGAGGGATGGTGGGCCCCGTACTCGGCGGACCGTCCTCATCTGCTGTACTCGCTCACCAAGTCCTTCACGTCGACTGCCGTCGGCATCGCGGTCGATGATGGTGCACTGAGCCTGGATGACCGCGTCATCGACGTGCTCAGTGAGTATGGCTCGGCGAAGCTCGACGAACAGGCTCGACGCCTCACAGTTCGCCACCTCCTCACGATGACAACCGGTCATCATGAGGACACGCTCGAGCAGGCGTGGGCGTCGAGTCCCGACGATCTCGTGCGCGGGTTCCTGGGCATGCCCTTCGAGGTGGTCGAAGGATCGCGGCATATGTACGACAACGCCACGACGTTCGTTCTCGCGCGGATGGTGGAACGAGTCACCGGGCGATCGCTGCCGGACTTCCTCGACGAGAGGCTGTTCGCGCCGATGGGAATCCGACATACGGAATGGGATCGAGTCAGGACAGGAAAGGCCTTCGGCTTCCACGGTCTGCACCTGACGACGGAAGCGATCGCAGCTTTCGGTGAGCTCATGAGAGTCGGTGGCGTGTGGCGCGGCCAGCGGCTCATATCACCGGAGTGGATCGCGGCGGCAACGGCACACCAGGTGGAGAGCCGCCACTATTCCCCGGGCGCGACCGGTGAGGACTTCGAGGCCGGCTACGGCTACCAGTTCTGGATGTCGCGGCACGGTTTCCACGGGAACGGGGCATTCGGACAACAATGCATCGTCGTCCCCTCGGCAGAGCTGGTCGTCGTGCTGACCGCTGCGCACGGCGAAGTGCGGCACGCGCAGGACGTGTTGGATCTTGCCTGGGATCGGCTCCTGCCGGGAATCGACGCTGCGGATGGCTCGGGAGACGATCTGCGACTTCGGAAGACGCTCGCGACGCTCGAGATTCCGTCTGTCTCGGGTGCGGTCAGCGACGACCGCGGTCGGGCGGTGTTGGTCGATGATGCAGGGGGTACGTCGGCGCTCCCGGCGGGAACGCAAGTCACCGTCGAGCCGGACTCCGAGGGATGGCGTGTTCACCTCGGTTCCTCGTGCCTCCTCACGATCGGAAACGGCGCCTGGCGCGAGAGCCTGCCGCTCGGGCGCCCGGTGGCGGCATCAGGTGCGTGGTGCAACGGAACTTTCGTCGCGCACATCCGCCTCACGGCGACCCCACACGCTCTTCAACTCACTGTCGAGGACGAGGTCGCACGACTGGTCTGGCTCACTGTGCCGCTCACCAGCCCAGACCTCATGCGGCACCTGCGCTCACCACTGACTACCCGCCCTGACGTCGGGTGA
- a CDS encoding LysE family translocator, whose product MDPISDFIPVTWGAILGVALVELGMAVTPGPNMVHLAARSVSQGTRAGFIALTGTAVGFVVYLVAATLGLAALFAAVPAAFLVVKFAGVLYLGYLAWQLLRPGGRSPFDPAEVAPINPARLFGMGLLTNLLNPKIALLYAALLPQFIAPDRPMWSQFIVLGVVQILVGVTVNGLVVVSAGSLARFLRVRPRVMLLQRWVAGTFLAGFAVKLAFERQPAT is encoded by the coding sequence GTGGATCCGATAAGCGACTTCATTCCGGTGACCTGGGGCGCGATCCTCGGGGTCGCGCTCGTGGAGTTGGGCATGGCGGTGACCCCTGGGCCGAACATGGTGCACCTCGCGGCCCGGTCGGTGAGCCAGGGAACTCGGGCGGGATTCATCGCGCTGACGGGAACAGCCGTCGGATTCGTCGTCTATCTCGTGGCCGCAACGCTGGGACTCGCTGCCTTGTTCGCCGCCGTTCCTGCCGCTTTCCTGGTGGTCAAATTCGCCGGGGTGCTCTATCTCGGGTACCTGGCGTGGCAGCTGCTCCGACCCGGCGGCCGATCACCCTTCGACCCGGCGGAGGTCGCGCCGATCAACCCCGCGCGCTTGTTCGGCATGGGACTCCTGACGAATCTGCTCAATCCCAAGATCGCGCTCCTGTACGCCGCCCTTCTCCCGCAGTTCATCGCCCCGGACAGGCCCATGTGGTCGCAGTTCATCGTGCTCGGCGTCGTACAGATCCTGGTGGGCGTCACGGTGAACGGCCTCGTGGTCGTCAGCGCGGGAAGCCTCGCCAGATTCCTGCGCGTCAGGCCGCGAGTGATGCTGCTGCAGCGGTGGGTCGCCGGAACCTTCCTCGCCGGCTTCGCGGTCAAGCTGGCTTTCGAGCGCCAGCCGGCCACCTGA
- a CDS encoding YciI family protein has protein sequence MPRFAVLIYTEDSAHALDATDEDLAEPNGHGEALAESGALRAAFAFTPRAMARSIRADGISEGPFVDAPQVVAGVYVIDASDWDEALAIAATNPEVRGRGGVEVRLIHSGGASDA, from the coding sequence ATGCCCCGATTCGCCGTTCTCATCTACACCGAAGACTCCGCCCATGCCCTCGACGCGACAGACGAGGATCTGGCCGAGCCCAACGGACACGGGGAAGCCCTCGCCGAGTCCGGTGCGCTGCGCGCGGCTTTCGCATTCACACCCCGTGCGATGGCGCGGTCGATCCGCGCGGACGGAATCAGCGAGGGTCCGTTCGTCGATGCTCCGCAAGTCGTCGCCGGCGTGTACGTCATCGACGCATCTGACTGGGACGAGGCACTGGCCATCGCCGCCACGAACCCCGAAGTCCGTGGTCGCGGGGGAGTCGAGGTACGTCTCATCCACAGCGGTGGCGCCAGCGACGCCTAG
- a CDS encoding nucleoside deaminase, translated as MTVTADDAVHLRRCIELAREALEDGDEPFGSVLVSQEGEVLFEDRNRVKDGDATRHPEFEISRWAAAHLVPDERARATVYTSGEHCPMCAASHGWVGLGRIVYVASSAQLNSWLSEWGIAGAPVAALPITDIVPSAVVDGPANELIPAIKALHRARLASRG; from the coding sequence ATGACCGTCACTGCCGACGACGCGGTGCATCTGCGACGCTGCATCGAACTCGCCAGGGAAGCTCTGGAAGACGGCGATGAGCCGTTCGGTTCCGTCTTGGTGTCCCAGGAGGGCGAGGTTCTCTTCGAAGACCGCAACCGCGTGAAGGATGGCGATGCCACCCGCCATCCTGAGTTCGAGATCTCGAGGTGGGCGGCCGCCCACCTGGTACCGGACGAGCGCGCACGCGCCACGGTCTACACGTCCGGTGAGCATTGCCCCATGTGTGCGGCGAGCCACGGGTGGGTGGGACTGGGGCGGATCGTCTACGTGGCGTCGTCCGCGCAGCTGAACTCCTGGCTCTCGGAGTGGGGGATCGCCGGTGCACCCGTGGCCGCCCTGCCCATCACGGACATCGTCCCGTCGGCCGTCGTCGATGGGCCAGCGAACGAGCTCATTCCCGCTATCAAAGCGCTCCACCGCGCACGACTGGCTTCGAGGGGATGA
- a CDS encoding aminoglycoside phosphotransferase family protein produces the protein MVDKPAADIRIDETLVRALVTSHAARLPQGAAALPLEKVAEGWDSELWRLGPHLAVRLPRREPAAVLVLNEQRALPGIATRIAPTGLLVPAPLVVGIPSAQFPWPWSVVPWMEGVSGIDVPREHRAGWAEPLAAALHALHIPAPSDHPVNPVRGRALSTRDTVFGERLEALRRAELVDSATATVLEQIWRRGVTAPIWSAPAVWIHGDLHPGNLVSRDDALLGIIDFGDVTAGDPAYDLAVAWLAFDASGRERFRTAIGTQYDAETWKRAHAWAAAIGVLLLAHSDDAPAYQHAGYEAIAEVVDDGLD, from the coding sequence ATGGTCGACAAGCCCGCCGCAGACATCCGGATCGACGAGACCCTTGTCCGAGCCCTCGTCACAAGTCATGCCGCCCGACTCCCCCAGGGCGCCGCAGCACTCCCGTTGGAGAAGGTCGCAGAGGGTTGGGACAGCGAACTCTGGCGCCTGGGCCCGCATCTCGCGGTCCGGCTTCCGCGCCGTGAACCAGCAGCGGTTCTCGTGCTCAACGAGCAACGAGCGCTTCCGGGCATCGCGACGCGGATCGCGCCGACCGGTCTCCTGGTCCCCGCGCCGTTGGTCGTCGGCATCCCGAGTGCGCAGTTCCCGTGGCCGTGGTCGGTGGTGCCCTGGATGGAGGGTGTCTCAGGTATCGACGTTCCCCGCGAGCATCGCGCCGGGTGGGCCGAGCCCCTCGCTGCCGCGCTCCACGCTCTTCACATTCCGGCACCCTCCGACCATCCCGTCAATCCCGTGCGCGGTCGCGCGTTGAGTACGCGCGACACGGTATTCGGTGAGCGGCTCGAGGCCCTGCGGCGAGCCGAGCTGGTCGACTCCGCCACGGCGACAGTGCTGGAACAGATCTGGCGCCGCGGTGTCACCGCCCCCATCTGGTCGGCTCCCGCGGTCTGGATCCACGGCGACCTGCATCCCGGAAACCTTGTCTCGCGTGACGACGCACTGCTCGGGATCATCGACTTCGGCGACGTGACTGCGGGAGACCCGGCTTACGACCTCGCTGTCGCCTGGCTCGCCTTCGATGCATCCGGTCGCGAGCGCTTCCGCACCGCCATCGGCACACAGTACGACGCCGAAACCTGGAAACGCGCACACGCGTGGGCGGCCGCCATCGGCGTGCTGCTTCTCGCCCACAGCGACGATGCTCCGGCCTACCAGCATGCGGGCTACGAGGCGATCGCAGAAGTCGTCGACGACGGCCTCGACTGA
- a CDS encoding dihydrofolate reductase family protein, whose product MKLTISLQVTLDGVAQANGGNNEEMDPGFTRGGWALPLGDEGSERYILDTWRRPDAFLMGRKTFDLFATFWGARSADDGFGEAISTKPKYVVSRTLIDPAWEQTEVISGDIVAEIRRLKAQRGGELLLVGSTQLARWLLENELVDEINLVQFPVIVGEGTRLFPQSGSDFGLELLDTQVFSTGVVGLTYRVAGRPEYA is encoded by the coding sequence ATGAAACTCACCATCAGCTTGCAGGTCACCCTTGACGGCGTGGCACAGGCGAACGGCGGCAACAACGAGGAGATGGATCCTGGCTTCACCCGCGGCGGCTGGGCGCTTCCGCTCGGTGATGAGGGGAGCGAGCGGTACATCCTGGACACATGGCGGCGTCCCGACGCGTTCCTGATGGGCCGCAAGACGTTCGACCTGTTCGCGACCTTCTGGGGTGCTCGCAGCGCCGATGACGGGTTCGGCGAAGCGATCAGCACGAAGCCGAAGTACGTCGTGTCCCGCACCCTGATCGATCCGGCCTGGGAGCAGACCGAGGTGATCTCGGGCGATATCGTCGCGGAGATCCGCCGACTCAAAGCTCAACGCGGTGGCGAGTTGCTGCTGGTGGGGAGCACACAGCTCGCGCGTTGGCTGCTGGAGAACGAGCTGGTGGATGAGATCAACCTCGTCCAGTTCCCGGTCATCGTGGGCGAGGGCACGCGCCTGTTCCCGCAAAGCGGGTCCGACTTCGGGCTCGAGCTGTTGGACACCCAGGTGTTCAGCACGGGAGTGGTCGGTCTCACCTATCGGGTGGCCGGTCGCCCCGAGTACGCCTGA